The Verrucomicrobiota bacterium JB022 genome includes a region encoding these proteins:
- a CDS encoding Abi family protein — MFTPSNGLGPGGLAGLFRQATRSISLFRCAIALILFLNNTRQASQRCPNWRVTLLASRIWWQSAFKRYDEQIAILRARGLQVGDVAFAKHILTHYSYYRLSAYRFPFQDTKDQFRHGTTFEELWALYVFDRKLRALVGEACKHLEVSVRATWAYIMGESHGPDAYEQGACFRHQRRYQANLDSLDRLLGQSQEPFVSHYRNQHGMNRPPIWCVTEVMSFGLLSRFYANTAADRDKKAVARIYGLSINGFESLLEHTVYLRNLSAHHARLWNRQFTVTVSLPQKQPNAVVKSLNPQEPRRLYNSLVLLGHVVQVVAPESDWLERVRAHVLSLPVKMQADMGFPRDWESRPVWL, encoded by the coding sequence ATGTTTACGCCCTCTAATGGGCTGGGTCCGGGTGGCCTGGCGGGATTGTTCCGTCAGGCTACCCGATCTATTTCCTTGTTTAGGTGCGCTATTGCTCTCATATTATTTCTTAACAATACCCGCCAGGCCTCTCAACGATGCCCAAATTGGCGGGTTACTCTTTTAGCCTCAAGAATATGGTGGCAAAGCGCTTTTAAGCGCTACGATGAGCAGATTGCCATTCTCAGGGCGCGCGGGCTGCAAGTGGGAGATGTCGCGTTTGCGAAGCATATTTTGACCCACTATAGTTACTATCGGTTGTCGGCCTATCGTTTTCCGTTTCAGGATACCAAAGATCAATTCAGGCACGGCACAACTTTTGAGGAGCTGTGGGCACTGTATGTTTTTGATCGAAAGCTACGAGCTTTGGTGGGGGAGGCCTGCAAGCATCTGGAAGTTTCGGTTCGCGCCACATGGGCCTACATCATGGGAGAATCACACGGCCCTGACGCTTATGAGCAAGGGGCCTGTTTTCGCCACCAAAGGCGTTATCAAGCGAATCTCGATTCCTTGGACCGCTTACTAGGCCAAAGTCAGGAGCCCTTCGTCTCTCACTATCGAAACCAGCATGGCATGAATCGCCCGCCAATCTGGTGTGTGACTGAGGTCATGAGTTTTGGCTTGTTGAGCCGCTTCTATGCAAATACAGCAGCAGATCGGGACAAGAAAGCTGTAGCGCGAATTTATGGGTTATCGATCAATGGCTTTGAATCCCTGCTGGAGCATACCGTTTACTTGCGGAACCTATCGGCGCACCACGCACGTCTCTGGAATCGCCAGTTTACGGTGACGGTGTCGCTTCCGCAAAAGCAGCCGAATGCTGTGGTCAAGAGCCTGAACCCGCAAGAGCCCAGGCGCCTCTATAATTCCTTGGTTTTGCTTGGGCATGTGGTGCAGGTGGTCGCCCCTGAGTCCGATTGGTTGGAGAGGGTGCGCGCCCATGTTCTGTCATTGCCGGTGAAAATGCAGGCGGATATGGGGTTCCCGCGCGATTGGGAATCCAGGCCGGTTTGGCTCTGA
- a CDS encoding ribonucleotide-diphosphate reductase subunit beta has translation METTTYTIGNKTFVLDRDKAEEAFAAKRVINGRDTMFFNILPLKYQWAYDLYKTMKANHWEPEDVPMQKDVEQWRDTSGEISEIDRWIIRMAIGYFSAAEGIVGDNIQHVTRELVTASELKLVLGRHAHEENIHADSLVYMLASLGINPHECEAMFEDVDTIKKKTEFVVRNSRSLRRDFDLTKTENKQALAKNMFLFGQVMEGTQFYGLFGMVLSLYRQNKFPGIGQMFRYTLRDESNHIQVFKNCMLDLVAENPDVWTKEFQDDLVATMKEGITLEKEFIRDCLPVNALGLSADEFIQYIDYIADRRLESCGLPVLNPGITNPLPWLAEMMDIRKEQNFFEGRVTEYRKASSLAEVDEDDL, from the coding sequence ATGGAAACCACCACCTACACCATCGGAAACAAGACTTTCGTCCTCGACCGCGACAAGGCCGAGGAAGCATTTGCCGCCAAGCGCGTCATCAATGGTCGCGACACCATGTTCTTCAACATCTTACCGTTGAAGTATCAATGGGCTTACGATCTTTACAAGACGATGAAGGCCAACCACTGGGAGCCGGAAGATGTCCCGATGCAGAAGGACGTGGAGCAGTGGCGGGATACCAGCGGGGAGATTAGCGAAATCGACCGCTGGATCATCCGTATGGCGATCGGCTATTTCAGTGCGGCCGAAGGCATTGTGGGCGACAACATCCAGCACGTAACGCGCGAGCTGGTTACGGCTTCGGAGCTGAAGCTGGTCTTGGGTCGCCACGCCCACGAGGAGAACATCCACGCCGACAGCCTTGTCTACATGCTGGCCTCACTGGGCATCAACCCGCACGAGTGCGAGGCGATGTTTGAGGATGTCGATACGATCAAGAAGAAGACGGAGTTTGTGGTGCGCAACAGCCGTTCGCTGCGCCGGGACTTCGACCTGACGAAGACCGAGAACAAGCAGGCCTTGGCCAAGAACATGTTCCTCTTTGGTCAGGTGATGGAGGGCACGCAGTTTTACGGCCTCTTCGGCATGGTGCTGAGCCTCTACCGCCAGAACAAGTTCCCGGGCATCGGCCAGATGTTCCGTTATACCCTGCGCGACGAGTCCAACCACATTCAGGTCTTCAAGAATTGCATGCTCGATCTGGTGGCCGAGAACCCCGACGTGTGGACGAAGGAGTTTCAGGACGACCTCGTCGCCACGATGAAGGAGGGCATCACGCTGGAGAAGGAGTTCATCCGCGACTGCCTCCCGGTCAACGCTCTGGGTCTCAGCGCCGACGAATTTATCCAGTACATCGACTACATCGCCGACCGCCGCCTCGAATCCTGCGGGCTGCCGGTCCTCAATCCGGGCATCACCAACCCGTTGCCCTGGCTGGCCGAGATGATGGACATCCGCAAGGAGCAGAACTTCTTCGAAGGCCGCGTCACCGAATACCGCAAGGCTTCGTCTTTGGCCGAAGTCGACGAAGACGATCTGTAG
- a CDS encoding ribonucleoside-diphosphate reductase subunit alpha, with product MISTHFDEDLALKRFITAPADTKPRFDWRGTVRQDSLFSPELVPATIKVRRDDEVLDFDLAEVADKIGLALTNLLLSRDTDEDLIFTPKNQEFVGAVSRSVGDRLAKLVNEGKPLTLSPREIDLLVEKILLDHNAPDVAKSLLLLRNAGEEELEAPLSVRVIRRNNREVPWDSNKIEIAVRKAFLTMGLDSEPAVVVSRTVTERVRNLNVGRVHIEEIQDMVQEELMRQGHFKVAEGYILYRAHRRHIREQQEVEVPRDDDRQASMILVTMEDGRNEFWDGLDLKLRIEYATIGLALNLSNDAIEQELRRSVYSEMKYVDLKRTIILNAKSLIERDADFTKFAGRILLTYIYEEVLDWDIARDGIGKLKDAHRRGFKRYLRRGVQLERLNPKVVEAYDLDQLADALDPNADMDFDYLGIQTLYDRYLIVDKSASPHRRLETPQYFWMRVSMGLFFREEKATREGRAMDLYNLYKSRRFCSSTPTLFNSGTMHSQLSSCYLYKVDDSIESIMVRGIAENAFLSKWAGGLGGSWTSVRGTGSYIKGTNGESQGVIPFLKLHNDQLVAVNQGGKRKGSGCAYLETWHNDVYDFLELRRNTGDDRRRTHDMNTANWIPDLFMKRLALRSEPGAKKHWTLFRANEVSDLHDLYGKAFEERYEQYEQAAEEGKIWSRQVPVVDLWKQMLKMLFETGHPWITFKDPCNVRSPQDHTGVIHSSNLCTEITLNTSKDETAVCNLGSVVLENHIKADGSLDLEKLRETIRIAVRALDNVIDINFYPTDAARTANSRHRPIGLGVMGLQNALFVKGMSFASQEAVEFNDEFMEAIAYFAYEASSDLAAERGTYETYQGSKWSRGLLPPDTLDLLEQERGMPLDVARGGKLDWDALRTRIGQQGMRNSNVLAIAPTATISNIMGSSPCIEPTYKNIFVKSNLSGDFVVLNAFLVRDLKERGLWTDEIRDALKYFDGELSKVDGIPQDLRERYLTAFDVPYEWVIKAGARRQKWIDQSQSLNLWLAEPDMKTLSHMYRAAWEQGLKTTYYLRTLGASNIEKATVTMKQSKTPAAAPRKTFTEEEKLVCSIEAMRNGEECEACQ from the coding sequence ATGATTTCGACCCACTTTGACGAAGATCTCGCGCTGAAGCGCTTCATTACTGCCCCCGCCGACACCAAGCCGCGCTTTGACTGGCGTGGCACCGTGCGGCAGGATTCGCTGTTCTCGCCCGAACTCGTGCCGGCCACCATCAAGGTGCGCCGCGACGACGAGGTGCTCGACTTCGACCTCGCCGAGGTGGCCGACAAGATCGGCCTGGCACTGACGAACCTGCTCCTCAGCCGCGATACCGACGAAGACCTGATCTTCACCCCGAAGAATCAGGAGTTCGTGGGTGCGGTCTCTCGTTCGGTGGGTGACCGCCTGGCCAAGCTGGTCAACGAAGGCAAGCCGCTGACCCTGAGCCCGCGCGAGATCGACCTGCTGGTCGAAAAGATCCTGCTCGATCACAATGCGCCCGACGTGGCCAAGAGCCTCCTGCTCCTGCGCAATGCGGGCGAGGAAGAGCTGGAAGCGCCCTTGAGCGTGCGCGTGATCCGCCGCAACAACCGCGAAGTGCCGTGGGACTCGAACAAGATCGAGATCGCGGTGCGCAAGGCCTTCCTCACGATGGGCCTCGACAGCGAGCCGGCCGTGGTCGTCTCCCGCACGGTGACGGAGCGCGTGCGCAACCTCAACGTGGGCCGCGTCCACATCGAGGAAATCCAGGACATGGTGCAGGAAGAGTTGATGCGTCAGGGCCACTTCAAGGTCGCCGAAGGCTACATCCTCTACCGCGCCCACCGCCGCCACATCCGCGAACAGCAGGAGGTGGAAGTGCCGCGCGACGACGACCGCCAGGCCAGCATGATCCTCGTGACGATGGAGGATGGCCGCAACGAGTTCTGGGACGGCCTCGATCTGAAGCTGCGTATCGAATACGCCACCATCGGCCTCGCGCTCAACCTGAGCAACGACGCGATCGAGCAGGAGCTGCGCCGCTCCGTCTACAGCGAGATGAAGTATGTGGACCTCAAGCGCACGATCATCCTCAACGCCAAGTCGTTGATCGAGCGAGACGCAGACTTCACCAAGTTCGCCGGTCGCATCCTGCTGACCTACATTTACGAAGAGGTGCTGGATTGGGACATCGCCCGCGATGGCATCGGCAAGCTCAAGGACGCCCACCGCCGTGGCTTCAAGCGTTACCTGCGCCGTGGCGTGCAGCTCGAGCGTCTCAACCCGAAGGTGGTCGAAGCCTACGACCTCGATCAGTTGGCCGACGCGCTCGACCCGAATGCCGACATGGACTTCGATTACCTCGGCATCCAGACGCTGTACGACCGCTACCTCATCGTCGACAAGAGCGCGAGCCCGCACCGTCGCCTCGAAACGCCGCAGTATTTCTGGATGCGCGTCTCCATGGGCCTCTTCTTCCGCGAGGAGAAGGCGACCCGCGAGGGCCGCGCGATGGACCTCTACAACCTCTACAAGAGCCGTCGCTTCTGCTCCAGCACGCCCACGCTGTTCAACAGCGGCACGATGCACAGCCAGCTTTCGTCGTGCTACCTCTACAAGGTCGACGACTCCATCGAGAGCATCATGGTGCGCGGCATTGCCGAAAACGCCTTCCTCTCCAAGTGGGCGGGCGGCCTCGGTGGCTCGTGGACGAGCGTGCGCGGCACGGGCAGCTACATCAAGGGCACCAATGGCGAGAGCCAGGGCGTGATCCCCTTCCTCAAGCTGCACAACGACCAGCTCGTGGCCGTCAACCAGGGCGGCAAGCGCAAGGGCAGTGGCTGCGCCTACCTCGAAACGTGGCACAACGACGTCTACGACTTTCTGGAGCTGCGCCGCAATACGGGTGACGACCGTCGCCGCACGCACGACATGAACACGGCCAACTGGATCCCCGACCTGTTCATGAAGCGCCTCGCGCTGCGCTCCGAGCCCGGGGCCAAGAAGCATTGGACGCTCTTCCGCGCCAACGAAGTCTCCGACCTGCACGACCTCTACGGCAAGGCCTTCGAGGAGCGTTACGAGCAATACGAGCAAGCGGCCGAAGAGGGCAAGATCTGGAGCCGCCAAGTGCCCGTGGTCGACCTCTGGAAGCAGATGCTCAAGATGCTCTTCGAGACCGGTCACCCGTGGATCACCTTCAAGGACCCGTGCAACGTCCGCAGCCCGCAGGATCACACGGGCGTCATCCACAGCTCCAACCTGTGCACGGAGATCACGCTCAACACGAGCAAGGACGAAACGGCCGTCTGTAACCTCGGCTCGGTGGTGCTCGAAAACCACATCAAGGCCGATGGCAGCCTCGATCTCGAAAAGCTGCGCGAGACGATCCGCATCGCGGTGCGTGCGCTGGACAATGTGATCGACATCAACTTCTACCCGACGGACGCCGCCCGCACCGCCAACAGCCGCCACCGCCCGATCGGCCTCGGCGTGATGGGCCTGCAAAACGCGTTGTTCGTCAAGGGCATGTCGTTCGCCAGCCAGGAAGCCGTCGAATTCAACGACGAGTTCATGGAAGCGATCGCCTACTTCGCCTACGAGGCCTCCAGCGACCTCGCGGCCGAGCGCGGCACCTACGAGACCTACCAGGGCAGCAAGTGGAGCCGTGGCCTGCTCCCGCCGGACACGCTCGACCTGCTCGAGCAGGAGCGTGGTATGCCGCTCGACGTGGCCCGCGGCGGCAAGCTGGACTGGGACGCCCTGCGCACCCGGATCGGCCAGCAAGGCATGCGCAACTCCAACGTGCTCGCCATCGCCCCGACCGCTACGATCAGCAACATCATGGGCAGCAGCCCGTGCATCGAGCCCACCTACAAGAACATCTTCGTCAAGAGCAACCTCTCGGGCGACTTTGTGGTGCTCAACGCCTTCCTCGTGCGCGACTTGAAGGAGCGCGGCCTGTGGACCGACGAGATCCGCGACGCCCTGAAGTACTTCGACGGCGAACTGAGCAAGGTCGACGGCATCCCGCAAGACCTGCGCGAGCGTTACCTGACGGCCTTCGACGTGCCCTACGAGTGGGTGATCAAGGCCGGTGCGCGTCGCCAGAAGTGGATCGACCAAAGCCAGTCGCTGAACCTCTGGCTGGCTGAGCCCGACATGAAGACGCTCAGCCACATGTACCGTGCCGCCTGGGAGCAAGGTCTCAAGACCACCTACTACCTCCGCACGCTCGGCGCCTCCAATATCGAAAAGGCGACCGTGACGATGAAGCAGAGCAAGACCCCCGCCGCCGCCCCGCGCAAGACCTTCACCGAAGAGGAGAAGCTCGTCTGCTCCATCGAGGCCATGCGCAATGGCGAAGAGTGCGAAGCCTGCCAATAA
- a CDS encoding multidrug effflux MFS transporter: protein MSTDARHSSSPATSLRFTALLASVTALTSLSIDAYLPAFPDMAAYFDEPISKVSATVGVYMWGIAVGQLIGGYLSDRFRRKHILLAGLFIFILSCIGIATQTTLQGVYILRFFQALGGGFAIVSVPAIIRDRVSGNAAAKLFGMVGLITMCAPAAAPSLGTLILEFADWHGVFIFLTLYAIVVSLALMRGLKPATHHIPTMGKLTLVESFSMVLKNPLALHFVGVMSMCYSVVLIFVTNASMLYQEHFAASKRLFSILFAANIATMICSMLVSRSLIGKVRPVKVLRTGVLIQSVTLIGLCLAYSLRPELTTVVPFLMISVGIVGAIGPNVQACFLEFFPRNAGVAASILGTLQFLISGALSTASAWVSGEYGVLPLFGLMATCATLALVSAWPTPQKFDAALTASLQA from the coding sequence ATGTCTACCGACGCCCGCCATTCTTCATCGCCGGCCACCTCGCTGCGGTTCACCGCCCTGCTTGCCTCCGTCACCGCCCTCACCTCGTTGTCCATCGACGCGTATCTGCCCGCCTTTCCCGACATGGCAGCGTATTTCGACGAGCCGATCTCCAAGGTGTCGGCAACGGTGGGCGTCTACATGTGGGGCATCGCCGTAGGCCAGCTCATCGGCGGGTACCTTTCCGATCGCTTTCGCCGCAAGCACATCCTGCTGGCCGGGCTCTTCATTTTCATCCTCAGCTGCATCGGCATCGCCACGCAAACGACGCTGCAGGGCGTCTACATCCTGCGCTTCTTCCAGGCGCTGGGCGGCGGCTTCGCCATCGTCTCGGTGCCCGCGATCATACGCGACCGGGTATCGGGCAACGCGGCCGCCAAGCTCTTCGGCATGGTAGGGCTCATCACCATGTGCGCGCCGGCGGCAGCCCCCAGCCTGGGCACGTTGATCCTCGAATTTGCCGACTGGCATGGCGTCTTCATCTTCCTCACCCTCTACGCCATCGTCGTATCCCTGGCGCTGATGCGCGGCCTCAAGCCCGCTACGCACCACATCCCTACCATGGGCAAGCTCACGCTGGTGGAGTCGTTTTCAATGGTGTTGAAAAACCCGCTGGCGCTGCACTTCGTGGGCGTGATGTCGATGTGCTACAGCGTGGTGCTGATCTTTGTGACCAATGCCTCGATGCTGTATCAGGAGCACTTTGCCGCGAGCAAGCGCCTGTTCTCGATCCTCTTTGCGGCCAACATCGCCACCATGATCTGCTCAATGCTCGTCAGCCGCAGCCTGATCGGCAAAGTCCGCCCCGTAAAGGTCCTGCGCACGGGCGTGCTGATCCAGAGCGTGACGCTGATCGGCCTCTGCCTGGCCTACAGCCTGCGCCCGGAGCTGACCACCGTGGTACCGTTTCTGATGATCTCGGTGGGCATCGTGGGCGCGATCGGGCCCAACGTCCAAGCCTGCTTCCTCGAATTCTTCCCGCGTAATGCCGGGGTCGCCGCCTCGATCCTGGGGACGCTGCAGTTCCTGATCTCCGGCGCGCTCAGCACGGCCTCGGCCTGGGTCAGCGGCGAATATGGCGTGTTGCCGCTCTTCGGCCTCATGGCCACCTGCGCGACGCTCGCCCTCGTCTCCGCCTGGCCCACCCCGCAGAAATTCGACGCCGCCCTCACCGCCAGCCTGCAGGCGTAA
- a CDS encoding MarR family transcriptional regulator, which yields MSVDPHLPLALGQVVRGFRAEWGARMQALGYSFSLVHYHALLLIEEQPGLHLQGIAEHCALDKANITRMAKELVAQHLVRREPDPNDRRCARLELTDEGRHQLAELKAVKESLNEQMYGHLSPEEQRLLSDLLNKALRRPTEG from the coding sequence ATGTCTGTCGATCCGCATCTCCCTCTCGCCCTTGGTCAAGTAGTCCGTGGTTTTCGTGCCGAGTGGGGCGCGCGCATGCAGGCCCTCGGGTATAGTTTTTCGCTGGTGCACTACCACGCGCTGCTGTTGATCGAAGAGCAACCGGGGCTGCACCTGCAGGGGATTGCCGAGCATTGCGCGCTGGACAAGGCCAACATCACGCGCATGGCAAAAGAGCTCGTCGCGCAACACCTGGTGCGGCGCGAGCCCGACCCGAATGATCGTCGCTGTGCGCGTCTGGAGTTGACAGATGAGGGTAGGCACCAATTGGCAGAATTGAAGGCGGTCAAGGAGTCGCTGAATGAGCAGATGTACGGCCACCTCTCGCCCGAGGAGCAGCGCCTGTTGAGCGACTTGCTGAACAAGGCGCTCCGGCGCCCTACCGAGGGGTAG
- a CDS encoding PEP-CTERM sorting domain-containing protein (PEP-CTERM proteins occur, often in large numbers, in the proteomes of bacteria that also encode an exosortase, a predicted intramembrane cysteine proteinase. The presence of a PEP-CTERM domain at a protein's C-terminus predicts cleavage within the sorting domain, followed by covalent anchoring to some some component of the (usually Gram-negative) cell surface. Many PEP-CTERM proteins exhibit an unusual sequence composition that includes large numbers of potential glycosylation sites. Expression of one such protein has been shown restore the ability of a bacterium to form floc, a type of biofilm.), producing MKLSLLFPLVAGAMALGALTNSISAMVNVTTPAIPISISGSGSYALDLNGDSITEVTMSFYDSLDLMRIASSNGTRWVQDPAGMSNFPAQLGDERFIDSNDTFVTAPGWNFGPRLTEGAGWIDPVTGEGGGGIGFIGFEFTIGTDTHYGWAQFDFPGGEAGYSILAYAYETTPNTGLYTSAPVVPEPAATAAFAGLGIAGFVLLRRRKQS from the coding sequence ATGAAATTGTCTCTCCTTTTTCCTCTGGTGGCAGGCGCCATGGCCTTGGGCGCTCTCACCAATTCGATCTCGGCCATGGTGAATGTCACCACGCCCGCGATCCCGATTTCCATCTCCGGCAGCGGTAGCTATGCACTTGACCTCAATGGCGACTCGATCACCGAGGTGACGATGTCCTTCTACGACTCTCTCGACTTGATGCGCATCGCGAGTTCAAACGGCACGCGGTGGGTGCAAGACCCTGCTGGAATGTCGAACTTCCCAGCTCAGTTGGGCGACGAGAGGTTCATCGACAGTAACGACACCTTTGTTACCGCCCCCGGTTGGAATTTTGGACCCCGATTGACGGAAGGAGCTGGTTGGATTGACCCCGTAACGGGTGAAGGCGGTGGCGGCATTGGGTTTATCGGTTTCGAATTCACGATTGGCACCGATACCCACTACGGTTGGGCCCAATTCGATTTCCCAGGAGGTGAGGCGGGTTATAGCATCTTGGCTTACGCCTACGAGACGACCCCCAACACGGGTCTTTATACGAGTGCCCCGGTGGTCCCCGAGCCTGCCGCGACGGCAGCCTTCGCCGGCCTTGGGATCGCGGGCTTCGTCCTCCTGCGCCGTCGCAAGCAAAGCTAG
- a CDS encoding YihY/virulence factor BrkB family protein, with product MPSLNPTVSAHERSHELPHQLSLKGWWHVIRLTQESMGKDFLALVSSGVAFYLLLSLFPGIAALVALYGLLSDPQQVQQQLEGVRGMMPDQVYQIIHGQVTAITTQTTVAGWSAVVSITLALWGASRATKGMMQALNLIYHEEETRGFIRTNLIGFGLMVGITVAGIIAIGAVVALPPIMSALNLPGWSLGLISFARWVLLFAMVMGVLALLYSVGPDRKPPHWQWNTWGAAIATILWIIGSGLFSWYVANFNSYNKTYGSLGAVVILMMWLYLSAFVALLGAEVNDALEKETGKRAADARK from the coding sequence ATGCCCAGCCTCAATCCCACGGTTTCCGCCCACGAGCGCAGCCACGAGCTGCCACACCAGCTCTCGCTCAAGGGCTGGTGGCACGTCATCCGCCTGACCCAGGAGAGCATGGGGAAGGACTTTCTGGCGCTCGTCTCCTCCGGCGTCGCCTTTTACCTCCTGCTGAGCCTCTTCCCGGGCATCGCCGCACTAGTGGCCCTCTACGGCCTCCTTTCCGACCCCCAGCAGGTGCAGCAACAGCTGGAAGGCGTGCGCGGCATGATGCCCGACCAGGTTTACCAGATCATCCACGGCCAGGTAACTGCCATCACCACGCAAACCACAGTGGCTGGCTGGAGTGCCGTCGTGAGCATCACGCTCGCGCTCTGGGGGGCCTCGCGCGCCACCAAAGGCATGATGCAGGCGCTCAACCTCATCTACCACGAGGAAGAGACGCGCGGCTTTATCCGCACCAACCTGATCGGCTTCGGGCTGATGGTCGGCATCACGGTAGCGGGCATCATCGCGATCGGCGCAGTCGTCGCCCTGCCCCCGATCATGAGCGCCCTCAACCTGCCCGGCTGGTCTCTGGGGCTGATCTCCTTCGCCCGCTGGGTCCTCCTCTTTGCGATGGTCATGGGCGTGCTCGCCCTGCTCTACAGCGTGGGCCCCGACCGCAAGCCGCCGCACTGGCAATGGAACACCTGGGGGGCCGCTATCGCCACGATCCTCTGGATCATCGGCTCCGGCCTGTTCTCGTGGTATGTCGCCAATTTCAACAGCTACAACAAGACCTATGGCAGCCTCGGCGCGGTCGTGATCCTCATGATGTGGCTCTACCTCAGCGCTTTCGTCGCCCTGCTCGGCGCTGAAGTCAACGACGCTCTGGAAAAGGAAACCGGCAAACGCGCGGCGGATGCGCGCAAGTAA
- a CDS encoding DUF3618 domain-containing protein, which translates to MGSVQNQDRDVVDPVAREQALIRQRQQLDGERSSDEWAEEIRLTRARMDATLDQLADRLHPREWVHEAQTWISEIKPDEVMNVVQNGANATGNFVRRHPFACGLIASGVALAAIGAGKLHQSEEDTMNSDHHLRRDPEAPSNRENLRAAALNPDELQTDPAMQQHQPTQIHGGGSLPLRDTPPSATTMPSHSSPSAASRASDRAHGYAGRARQGMSRAKQRARAQGHQVKERVSASYHDGRQRLQATTESHPLAVAAGFAVAGLLLGLALPRSRQERQVLGTYGQRIRDNTRAQAEDLVQRGKHAVSSAMETARHEAKNEGLTPQQLREKAEHVADHTREDLKKEGLTPEELTARARRVAEKSSEAAEAEAKHPHKQPTEVH; encoded by the coding sequence ATGGGCTCAGTCCAAAATCAAGACCGCGATGTCGTAGACCCAGTGGCGCGCGAGCAGGCCCTGATCCGCCAGCGCCAGCAACTCGACGGCGAGCGCAGCAGCGACGAATGGGCCGAGGAAATCCGCCTCACCCGTGCCCGCATGGACGCCACGCTCGACCAACTGGCCGACCGCCTGCACCCGCGCGAATGGGTCCACGAAGCGCAGACCTGGATCTCCGAAATCAAACCGGACGAAGTCATGAACGTCGTCCAGAACGGTGCCAATGCCACCGGTAACTTTGTGCGGCGCCATCCCTTTGCCTGCGGGCTCATCGCCTCCGGCGTGGCCCTGGCTGCGATTGGCGCCGGTAAACTCCACCAATCCGAAGAGGATACCATGAATTCCGACCACCACCTGCGCCGCGACCCCGAGGCCCCTTCCAACCGGGAGAACCTCCGCGCCGCCGCGCTCAACCCAGACGAACTCCAAACCGACCCCGCCATGCAGCAGCATCAACCGACTCAAATCCACGGAGGCGGGAGCCTGCCTCTGCGGGACACCCCTCCCTCCGCCACCACCATGCCCAGCCACTCGAGCCCCAGCGCCGCCAGCCGCGCCTCCGACCGCGCCCACGGCTACGCTGGCCGTGCCCGCCAAGGCATGAGCCGCGCCAAGCAGCGTGCCCGCGCCCAAGGCCACCAGGTGAAGGAGCGCGTTTCCGCCTCTTACCACGACGGTCGCCAGCGCCTCCAGGCGACGACCGAAAGCCACCCCTTGGCCGTCGCCGCCGGCTTTGCCGTGGCCGGCCTGCTGCTCGGCCTCGCGCTGCCCCGCAGCCGCCAGGAGCGCCAAGTGCTTGGCACCTACGGCCAGCGCATTCGTGACAACACGCGCGCCCAGGCCGAAGACCTCGTGCAGCGCGGCAAGCATGCCGTCAGCTCCGCCATGGAGACGGCCCGCCACGAAGCCAAGAACGAGGGCCTCACGCCGCAGCAGCTCCGAGAAAAGGCCGAACACGTAGCCGACCATACGCGTGAAGATCTGAAAAAAGAAGGGCTCACCCCGGAAGAGCTGACCGCCCGCGCCCGTCGCGTGGCCGAAAAATCAAGCGAAGCCGCCGAAGCCGAGGCCAAGCACCCGCACAAGCAACCAACCGAAGTCCACTAA
- a CDS encoding phage holin family protein, translating into MDTQTHTPPPPPHADVGLADLLRQLRDEAELLVRQEVKLARQETQEMVRHYIRASMALLAGALILHAAFLVLLWTIGTSLMSAFEAWGMDEHLLVWLAPLSVAVVTGIVGFILLQQGKAKLADSRARPEKTAKTLKEDQQWAQSKIKTAMS; encoded by the coding sequence GTGGATACGCAGACCCATACGCCACCGCCACCCCCCCATGCCGACGTGGGCTTGGCTGACCTCTTGCGCCAGTTGCGCGACGAGGCCGAGCTGCTCGTGCGGCAGGAAGTGAAGCTGGCCCGCCAGGAGACGCAGGAAATGGTGCGCCACTACATCCGGGCTTCCATGGCCCTGCTGGCCGGCGCCCTGATCCTGCATGCCGCCTTCCTCGTGCTTTTGTGGACGATCGGCACTTCGCTGATGTCGGCCTTCGAAGCGTGGGGCATGGATGAGCACCTGCTCGTGTGGCTCGCGCCGCTATCGGTCGCCGTCGTCACGGGTATCGTGGGCTTTATCCTGCTGCAGCAGGGCAAGGCCAAGCTCGCCGACTCCCGCGCCCGCCCCGAGAAAACCGCCAAAACGCTGAAGGAGGATCAACAATGGGCTCAGTCCAAAATCAAGACCGCGATGTCGTAG